In Aythya fuligula isolate bAytFul2 chromosome 25, bAytFul2.pri, whole genome shotgun sequence, a single genomic region encodes these proteins:
- the FKBP5 gene encoding peptidyl-prolyl cis-trans isomerase FKBP5 isoform X1 produces the protein MTTDEATKPEGEVQAAALAERGEDITPAQDRGVLKIIKRPGNDDESPMIGDKVYVHYKGKLANGKKFDSSRDRNEPFVFSLGKGQVIKAWDIGVATMKKGEVCYLLCKPEYAYGAAGSAPKIPSNATLFFEVELLDFKGEDLFEDGGIIRRIKRKGEGYSNPNEGATVEIHLEGFCGGTRFDCKDVKFVVGEGEDHDIPIGIDKALEKMQRGEHCVLYLGPRYGFGEAGKPKYGIQANAELVYEVTLKNFEKAKESWEMDTKEKLEQAAIVKEKGTMYFKEGKYLQAVIQYGKIVSWLEMEYGLSEKESKASDSFLLAAFLNLAMCYLKLREYTKAVECCDKALGLDQDNEKGLYRRGEARLLMNEFELAKCDFQKVLEVNPQNKAARSQISVCQKKTKEHNERDRRIYANMFTKFAERDAKEAASKTGVEKEAEKATCAQGLETAGAGGKEAEGHV, from the exons ATGACGACCGACGAGGCCACCAAGCCCGAAGGGGAGGTGCAGGCGGCCGCCCTGGCCGAGCGCGGGGAGGACATCACACCCGCTCAGGACCGCGGCGTGCTGAAG ATCATTAAGAGGCCGGGCAACGATGACGAGTCTCCAATGATCGGGGACAAGGTGTACGTGCACTACAAAGGCAAGCTGGCCAATGGCAAAAAGTTCGACTCCAGCCGCGATCGGAACGAGCCCTTCGTCTTCAGCCTGGGCAAGG GCCAGGTGATCAAGGCGTGGGACATCGGGGTGGCTACCATGAAGAAGGGCGAGGTGTGCTACTTGCTGTGCAAGCCGGAATACGCCTACGGGGCCGCCGGCAGCGCCCCCAAAATCCCCTCCAACGCCACCCTCTTCTTCGAG GTCGAGCTGCTCGATTTCAAAGGCGAGGACCTGTTTGAGGACGGGGGGATAATCCGGAGGAtcaagaggaaaggggaaggctACTCCAACCCCAACGAAGGCGCCACGGTGGAAA TTCACCTGGAGGGCTTCTGCGGCGGCACCCGCTTCGACTGCAAGGACGTGAAGTTCGTGGTGGGCGAAGGGGAGGACCACGACATCCCCATCGGCATCGACAAAGCGCTGGAGAAGATGCAGCGGGGAGAGCACTGCGTCCTCTACCTCGGGCCACG GTACGGCTTCGGCGAGGCGGGGAAGCCCAAGTACGGCATCCAAGCGAACGCAGAGCTGGTCTACGAGGTCACGCTTAAAAACTTTGAGAAG GCCAAAGAGTCGTGGGAGATGGACACCAAAGagaagctggagcaggctgccatCGTCAAGGAGAAGGGGACGATGTACTTCAAG GAAGGAAAATACCTGCAGGCGGTGATCCAGTACGGGAAGATCGTGTCCTGGCTGGAAATGGAGTACGGCTTGTCCGAGAAGGAGTCGAAAGCCTCCGATTCCTTCCTGCTGGCTGCCTTCCTCAACCTGGCCATGTGCTACCTGAAGCTGCGCGAGTACACCAAGGCTGTCGAGTGCTGTGACAAG GCGCTGGGGCTGGACCAGGACAACGAGAAGGGCTTGTACAGGCGGGGCGAGGCCAGGCTGCTGATGAACGAGTTCGAGCTGGCAAAATGTGACTTTCAGAAAGTGCTGGAAGTGAACCCGCAGAACAAGGCCGCCAGGTCGCAGATCTCCGTCTGCCAGAAGAAGACGAAGGAGCACAACGAGCGGGACAGGAGGATATACGCCAACATGTTCACCAAGTTTGCGGAGAGGGATGCGAAG GAAGCAGCTAGCAAAACCGGGGTagaaaaagaggcagagaaagcGACTTGTGCACAGGGGCTGGAAACGGCCGGTGCTGGAGGCAAAGAGGCCGAAGGCCACGTATGA
- the FKBP5 gene encoding peptidyl-prolyl cis-trans isomerase FKBP5 isoform X2, whose translation MTTDEATKPEGEVQAAALAERGEDITPAQDRGVLKIIKRPGNDDESPMIGDKVYVHYKGKLANGKKFDSSRDRNEPFVFSLGKGQVIKAWDIGVATMKKGEVCYLLCKPEYAYGAAGSAPKIPSNATLFFEVELLDFKGEDLFEDGGIIRRIKRKGEGYSNPNEGATVEIHLEGFCGGTRFDCKDVKFVVGEGEDHDIPIGIDKALEKMQRGEHCVLYLGPRYGFGEAGKPKYGIQANAELVYEVTLKNFEKAKESWEMDTKEKLEQAAIVKEKGTMYFKEGKYLQAVIQYGKIVSWLEMEYGLSEKESKASDSFLLAAFLNLAMCYLKLREYTKAVECCDKKVLEVNPQNKAARSQISVCQKKTKEHNERDRRIYANMFTKFAERDAKEAASKTGVEKEAEKATCAQGLETAGAGGKEAEGHV comes from the exons ATGACGACCGACGAGGCCACCAAGCCCGAAGGGGAGGTGCAGGCGGCCGCCCTGGCCGAGCGCGGGGAGGACATCACACCCGCTCAGGACCGCGGCGTGCTGAAG ATCATTAAGAGGCCGGGCAACGATGACGAGTCTCCAATGATCGGGGACAAGGTGTACGTGCACTACAAAGGCAAGCTGGCCAATGGCAAAAAGTTCGACTCCAGCCGCGATCGGAACGAGCCCTTCGTCTTCAGCCTGGGCAAGG GCCAGGTGATCAAGGCGTGGGACATCGGGGTGGCTACCATGAAGAAGGGCGAGGTGTGCTACTTGCTGTGCAAGCCGGAATACGCCTACGGGGCCGCCGGCAGCGCCCCCAAAATCCCCTCCAACGCCACCCTCTTCTTCGAG GTCGAGCTGCTCGATTTCAAAGGCGAGGACCTGTTTGAGGACGGGGGGATAATCCGGAGGAtcaagaggaaaggggaaggctACTCCAACCCCAACGAAGGCGCCACGGTGGAAA TTCACCTGGAGGGCTTCTGCGGCGGCACCCGCTTCGACTGCAAGGACGTGAAGTTCGTGGTGGGCGAAGGGGAGGACCACGACATCCCCATCGGCATCGACAAAGCGCTGGAGAAGATGCAGCGGGGAGAGCACTGCGTCCTCTACCTCGGGCCACG GTACGGCTTCGGCGAGGCGGGGAAGCCCAAGTACGGCATCCAAGCGAACGCAGAGCTGGTCTACGAGGTCACGCTTAAAAACTTTGAGAAG GCCAAAGAGTCGTGGGAGATGGACACCAAAGagaagctggagcaggctgccatCGTCAAGGAGAAGGGGACGATGTACTTCAAG GAAGGAAAATACCTGCAGGCGGTGATCCAGTACGGGAAGATCGTGTCCTGGCTGGAAATGGAGTACGGCTTGTCCGAGAAGGAGTCGAAAGCCTCCGATTCCTTCCTGCTGGCTGCCTTCCTCAACCTGGCCATGTGCTACCTGAAGCTGCGCGAGTACACCAAGGCTGTCGAGTGCTGTGACAAG AAAGTGCTGGAAGTGAACCCGCAGAACAAGGCCGCCAGGTCGCAGATCTCCGTCTGCCAGAAGAAGACGAAGGAGCACAACGAGCGGGACAGGAGGATATACGCCAACATGTTCACCAAGTTTGCGGAGAGGGATGCGAAG GAAGCAGCTAGCAAAACCGGGGTagaaaaagaggcagagaaagcGACTTGTGCACAGGGGCTGGAAACGGCCGGTGCTGGAGGCAAAGAGGCCGAAGGCCACGTATGA
- the TULP1 gene encoding tubby-related protein 1, whose protein sequence is MFQVNGERKEKKSKKKAATGSDEEDDSDSSTKPIRSEKKKNPVSLFQTGGDPPKEKKTRKKAPPKAADSEEETLESPQKNSNKKGKGKKSKKKEERPPSPVIEVDNLEEFVLRPAPQGVTIKCRVTRDKKGMDRGLYPTYYLHLDNDKKVFLLAGRKRKKSKTSNYLISIDPTDLSRGGENFIGKLRSNLMGTKFTVFDNGANPDRANADWSNVRQELSAVVYETNVLGFKGPRKMTVIIPGMNSDNERVPIRPRNDNDGLLMRWQNKNMDNVIELHNKAPVWNDETQSYVLNFHGRVTHASVKNFQIVHGSDPDYIVMQFGRVADDAFTMDYNYPLCALQAFAIALSSFDGKLACE, encoded by the exons ATGTTCCAGGTGAacggggagaggaaggagaagaaaagcaagaagaaag cCGCCACCGGCAGCGATGAGGAGGACGACTCCGACTCCAGCACCAAACCCATCAGGTcggagaagaagaaaaacccCGTGTCCCTCTTCCAGACCGGCGGGGACCCCcccaaggagaagaaaaccagaaagaaag CTCCCCCCAAAGCAGCCGACAGCGAGGAGGAGACCCTGGAGTCACCGCAGAAAAATTCCAACAAGAAGGGCAAAGGGAAGAAATCCAAGAAg AAGGAGGAGAGGCCGCCGTCACCCGTCATCGAGGTGGACAACCTGGAGGAGTTCGTGCTGCGCCCGGCTCCGCAGGGGGTGACCATCAAGTGCCGGGTGACGCGGGACAAGAAGGGCATGGACCGGGGGCTGTACCCCACCTATTACCTGCACTTGGATAACGACAAGAAG GTCTTCCTCCTCGCCGGGAGGAAGCGCAAGAAGAGCAAAACCTCCAACTACCTCATCTCCATCGACCCCACGGACCTGTCGCGGGGCGGCGAGAACTTCATCGGGAAGCTGAG GTCCAACCTGATGGGGACGAAGTTCACCGTGTTCGACAACGGGGCCAACCCGGACAGGGCCAACGCCGACTGGTCCAACGTGCGGCAGGAGCTCTCGGCCGTGGTTTAC GAGACGAACGTCCTGGGGTTCAAAGGGCCCCGCAAGATGACGGTCATCATCCCTGGGATGAACTCGGATAACGAGAGGGTGCCCATCCGGCCCCGAAAC GACAACGACGGGCTCCTCATGAGGTGGCAGAACAAGAACATGGACAACGTGATCGAGCTGCACAACAAGGCGCCGGTGTGGAACGACGAGACCCAGTCCTACGTCCTCAACTTCCACGGCCGCGTCACCCACGCCTCCGTTAAAAACTTCCAGATTGTGCACGGCAGCGACC CCGACTACATCGTGATGCAGTTCGGGCGCGTGGCCGACGACGCCTTCACCATGGACTACAACTACCCGCTGTGCGCCCTGCAGGCCTTCGCCATCGCCCTCTCCAGCTTCGACGGGAAGCTGGCCTGCGAGTAG